The DNA region GTACGTGGCGTGACAAAGGGACGGGGATTTGCTGGCGGGGTCAAACGTCATAACTTCCGCATGCAGGATGCAACGCATGGCAACTCCGTCTCCCATCGGGCACCGGGTTCTATAGGTCAGTGCCAGACACCAGGTCGGGTCATGAAAGGCAAACGCATGGCTGGCCACATGGGCGACGTCAATCGTGTTCAGCAGAATCTGGAGGTGATCCGGGTTGATGTTGAGCGCAACCTGCTGCTGGTGCGGGGTCCCGTACCCGGTGCCGAGGGTGGACGATTGGTCGTGCTGCCTTCCGTGAAGAAGAGCAAGGGCTGATAAGTCAATGGAAATCCAAGCACGAATCGGTGAAGACGCGAGCATCCAGTTGGCGGATGAGGTGTTCAGCGTCGACTATAAGCCGGCCCTGATTCATCAGGTCGTAACCGCCTATATGGCCTCTGCCCGCTCCGGGACCGTGGCTCAGAAAAGCCGGGCCGAAGTTTCTGGTGGTGGCGCTAAGCCATTCCGTCAAAAAGGCACGGGTCGGGCCCGCGCGGGTACCTCTCGCGGCCCTATTTGGCGCGGTGGCGGCAGGGCCTTCGCGGCCCGCCCACGCAACTATGCCCAGAAGGTCAACCGGAAGATGTATCGTGGCGCTATGCGGTCCATCCTCTCGGAGTTGATCCGGCAGGGCCGCTTGACCATCGTACCCGATTTCTCCGTCGATGAGCCCAAGACCCGGTTGTTGGCCGATCGGCTTGTCGCCATGAATCTGACGGACGTGTTGATCCTGATCGAGGGTCTTGACGAAAATCTCTTCCTGGCGGCGCGTAATTTACCTCGCGTCGATGTCTTGATGGCCGAGGAAGTGGACCCAGTCAGTCTGATTGCCTTCGAAAACCTAGTGGCTACCGAGGGTGCGATCCGTAAGCTCGAGGAGCGGTTAGCGTGAACCAGGAAAGACTATTAAAGGTGATTTTAGGCCCGGTGATCTCCGAGAAGGCGACCCTGGCCGCCGATGCTAACGGCCAGTATGTGTTTCGCGTCGTCCCCGATGCCAACAAGCTGGAAATCGGCAAGGCAGTTGAGACCCTCTTTGACGTTCAGGTAGACCGTGTACAGATCCTCAACGTCAAGGGTAAGCAAAAGCGTATGGGTCAGCGTAGCGGTAAGCGCAAGGATTGGCGCAAGGCTTATGTCCGCTTGCAGGCGGGACAAAATATCGATTTCGGCGGCAACGCCTAAGCGCATTTGGACCAGTCAAGATGGCAATCGTAAAGACTAACCCGACATCCCCGGGGCGACGCTTTGTCGTCAAGGTGGTGTCCCCGGAGCTCCACAAAGGGGCTCCCCATGAGCCGCTGCTCGACAAGAAGACTCGGACGGGCGGCCGCAATAATGCGGGGCGCATTTCGGTTCGTCATCATGGCGGTGGCCATAAGCAGCGTTATCGCATCATTGATTTTAAGCGTGGTAAGACCGGTGTCCCCGCCGTTGTCGAGCGTTTGGAATATGATCCGAACCGCACGGCTCACATTGCCCTGCTGAAGTATGCCGATGGCGACCGGACTTATATCATTGCCCCCAAGGGCTTGAAAGCCGGTGCCGTGGTGGTGGCAAGTGAGGATGCCCCGA from Chromatiaceae bacterium includes:
- the rplD gene encoding 50S ribosomal protein L4, whose translation is MEIQARIGEDASIQLADEVFSVDYKPALIHQVVTAYMASARSGTVAQKSRAEVSGGGAKPFRQKGTGRARAGTSRGPIWRGGGRAFAARPRNYAQKVNRKMYRGAMRSILSELIRQGRLTIVPDFSVDEPKTRLLADRLVAMNLTDVLILIEGLDENLFLAARNLPRVDVLMAEEVDPVSLIAFENLVATEGAIRKLEERLA
- the rplW gene encoding 50S ribosomal protein L23 — protein: MNQERLLKVILGPVISEKATLAADANGQYVFRVVPDANKLEIGKAVETLFDVQVDRVQILNVKGKQKRMGQRSGKRKDWRKAYVRLQAGQNIDFGGNA